TATCTgggctatttctttttttgcactcACTTATTTTAATAtgctttctatttctttctgtaCTGTGCTGTTTACTGTCCTCGCATTTTGTTCTTGAGATTGTTGATCATTttatggtggaatgtaactaagtacatttcctcaagtactgtacttaagtacaaatttgaggtaggCCTACTTATACTTTATTTTAGTCTtctcttttcatgctactttttactccactacattaatttgacagctttagttactagttactttacaaattaaaattattgcacacaaaacatagcCCTATgtggtttataaaatacgatgttttattataaattaaactacacagcaatataacggcctacaagtcaaGCTGAAATGATAAGACGATTAAACatcagaactgtttggatcgtttccagcttctaaaatgtgaggatttttatTTGATGATACTTAGgcctacatacttttacttaagtacttttacagtgtggtagcttattagtacttttacttaagtaaaggatctgaatacatTTTCCACCACTGTACAAAGGCAGGCCTTGGTTAGCCTACTACAGAGATGGTTCTGTAACTGAAACAGCTTACTAATACGCACTGCATCTGTCTCGAATAACAATATTCCCACATTCAGACGTATTGTAGAAAAGTTCTCTTTTTGTAACTTTGAAGTATGTTCATATTAAAAAATACTGGATTTATATATGCGTATTTCATCATTTCACTCAATTCAGGCCAGGTACTTTTTGGGAGGAAACATATTTTTAGGCAAAACGTATTCTAAAATTTCTTATATGTACTTTAACATATCAGGAGGGTAGGCTATCTATAAGGTTTTAAAATttcaaatataggctacttGTAAATAAAGTTGGGTGACTTGCAACAGAGAGATTATATAAATAACGGTCAAATCGATGCAGCAGAAGTCTAAATATCCCGACTTCTACTCAAGCTCCAAAGATCCTAGAATTCCTATGTACCAATATCTTTCTTGGGACCTTCCCTACTTGGTAAATGTCAATTTCTTTGTAATAGAGGCTCTCTGTTAAGAATGTAGTCTCAAAGCCCCTGATCatgtagcctggatgccagccgaacttagccctgCCCACAacagcaactatgctcgaaccagagctgttcggaccaataaaattgtcagggcgggctttatatgaTGATGGATTATGGGTAaattttgagattttgggcTATTTGTCTTCAATAACATGTGTTCTTTCAGAATTGtggtgaaaaaaagtcaaaaatacacatttaggtctttatttttaCTATACTTTGTCTGTTTGCGTCTGTAGATTTCACCTAAATTCAACAAAAGTTGGTTCTAAATCATCGCGCTGCTCCGCGATCGCTGTCTGCACCCTGTCATGAcatataccgttggaaagctcCCTCTCCCCTGTACAATGCTGTCGgatccaaatatggtcatttcctttttatcaGCAACCAATCGTGAAAGTAAAAGGGCGGATTTAACTCTAAATGCGTAATCTCATTGGCTGATGCCAATTTCTGACAACGTGATTCGCTTAGAATCATCACGTGATGCGCTCTGACATTTCCGCGGTAGTTCAGAGAAGACGAAAACGGTCGAAAATCACCTCAGAGAAGACGAAAACAGGTGTTATTAGCAAGAAGACACAGGGGATTACAAACTAAGACAGCAGATGCCTTCACATAGTACGTCGATGTGTAAACTGTCGTTCAGTTGTGTTCAGACAGTGGAGGTAATCAgacgctctctctcgctctctctctcagcagttTACAGATATTCATGGTCTGAATATAGTCAGTCTGACAGTGTGAAGATACTCTGTCAAATAACAATTTACTCTACTTTGTTTGCTTTCTCCAATGTTCTAAATATTGGTCTTTTGAATGATCACCATAACAAGCTCATCCCTGTGTATCACCGGATGTCCAGTGACAGTGCAGCATGGAGGCACTAAGAATGCCAACGCATGCCTCAACTTGGTTATATGGGCccaatgtccaaaaacagtCTTTGTGGGGAAAAGCAGGGTTGAGGCTGCAGCCAGTATGGCTATTTCTACATTCAATGAGGGTGCCTCTGCCATGCTGGCTGGCTGTGATGGAGAAATTGTGGCTTCAGAGCACATTGGttgggttgggcatcgtttagattttaacgattctgattctaattccgattcttcctttcgattccggttcttgaCGATTCTTTATTCCGAttttttgaggggtggagttgaaacgggtcacatgcctattttcacaaatgagaggaacgttttattttgagtcaatgatAGTTTGCAGTTTTattgctttttcaatgtaaaataaagccagactagagcaCTGCTTACTgcgctccaaggctgcaacacaacaagcgcctggccgctacggaaaccaaaacttgtgcatgttaaattgggaagcgatgatcggatttgaaaccaaatcctctaaaccagtttctcaaatgggggtacgcgtacccctgggggtactttggagtactgcagggggtacatgaactttttgcaaaatgcttaaaaatatgtcacgcataattcctaaaataattatactataataatgaatgaattactGTAAGTGATAGattctgaacatttgaaatgtagcatttaaatgtttttcagttccgAGGTTGTTGTTTAGTAGATCTCACTGCCGAcactgtattcttcctctttatatagatgtcaacatgtttttgagctggtcagggggtacttggcttaaaaacacaattcaaagggggtacattattgaaaaaggtttgagaacccctgctctaaacgattccaataaagaaacgattccgatggaatcgtaatttttgaaacgattccaagtaggaatcggttctcgatgcccaaccctaagaGCACAGCCTGTCAATGCAATGAAGGATGACGACATGGTTGGGATCTCAAAAGCCAATAGTGTCCATTCCGCCAGTGCAAAGTGGAGCCTTAAAAGTGTAAGCACagccaaaaaaagtgaaaagacgcCAGCAGGAGATGGAGGAAGGCCCTACATATGGTACTGGCATGGATATGTAGACTGTAAACTAACTTGGGGGAACTAGGCTGTGTAATGTTGTGTTCTGTCAAACTGAAGTTTGTGATGTAATGGTCTTCAGTTGAAGGCCatgttgatgtgttgttttggATGTTATGATCAGTGATGGATGAAGCAATAATGAGTTTTGGCTGTTAAACAGTGTGATACATGGATTTTACTTGGACCTAAAGCATATTTTGTCTGTAATTCATGGCTTTCAATAGAAATTAGTGGAATTTTGCCATAAAAATCTTTAAAGGCCGTTTTctcaaaattagttttttctcACACTCCGCATGACGATTTTCCACTTCTGTAGCACATACATACACCAAAGTCCAAGTCTTATTCCTAACTATATTGTGAAGGTTTGTACAGAGAGATTTGTTGATATATCATTCTTGGCCTGATTTATGTGACATTTTATGCCTAAAAATAGGGTGGAAATCAATTTTTTAAGGCTACTGgcagtattttctgatttactgGGTAACAAAAGGAGATATTCATAATCCCCTCTGGTAATGTCTTTTCATTGAATATatcaacaaaatgcaaaaataattttgaaccttgtttttttcaatggtCAGATTCGTCACgtcaaaatgtatgcaaattagcGCATTTTTAATTAGATATAGCCTGAttagcatatttaaacataaaattacagaaaacttgcaatatatatttttctcctATTCATGTGAGTAATCAACTGGTAAAGTTCCATGGTGATATCTGtaagttaaaatgtttaccctattcacctgtagtgtctcgcCTTAAAAATGAATATACTATGTATGAATATGAGTCTatgtatcagactcatattctgactagaatctgagtatgatgaCATCAGGCTACTGATCATGATTAACTCCCTTCAGAACCCCAGAAGACAAAGTACAAGTAAACTGATCTacatgtgtaaaatcagtggagtgcTCCTTTAATCTATTAAGAGCAGTTCCATTTTATTTCAGCACTGAATAACCACTAATTTAGAGCAACAGCTCAGTGGTTCTGCACCCCAGATATTTTTGCACACACCTTACAATCTCGTTTTAAATTTAGagttaaatacaaaaatgtgcaaGCTTTTCACAGAAGCAGACAGTTGGGGAAGGGGGgggttatatattttaattcatTATGATGCTACATGATCCATGTTGgttgtttattttcttcctttACTACAGTATGTTAATAACTTTGCCAGTTATATTTTTATGTACATACAAAAGAGTATCCAATTACTGTGTGATTACATTGTTGTGTGACTGTATCTTTGCATGTGTGGTCTGAAGCGctaatgccttttttttttttcttctttaatgtAGTGTGTATTCACAGGTCAGTCCTCCTCCCAGCCATCCACATTCCCACTTCTCTGCTCCCTCAGGCAACGAAAAATACAGATTCTCTTGAACAACCTGCTTAGATGGTCATGAGACAGCCGAGATAATACAGCTGTGTTGTCTCAGTTACCGCCCGACCACTAGAGCCCAAcaggaaacaaaagaaaaagataatcgaaagaaaagagagcacgcacgcacgcacacgcacacacacacacacacacgatggtCCCTTTTAAGAAGAcggtattttttttgttttgccaatAAACTTCAACactcaaaaaaagaataatcatAATAAATCCAGGTCATTTCATGCAGACTGCAGAGTGGACACTTGAATATAGTGCATTTGAATATTATAAACAGAAGCATCGTGGCTACATGAtaagaaaaaaaggcaaacagCTGCTGTAATACACTAGAGGACGCAAATACAATACTCCATGGACAAAATTAAACAAGGTGGCCAAAGCTAttgttacatactgtatgttatatATTGAAAATGTCCGGGGGCTGCCTCTCTCAACCTGATGAAGTATCAAGTAAAAATGTGAACTAGAAAAATTTGAGGTCTTTAACTAAATATTacagctttgtttttgttttttttaaaactacatCATCGTGCAGCATAAATTCTTATCGATATCTTGATGTTTACCAGGTTATAATTTTACAAATGGCCATGGCTACTGATTCCTTGGGCCAGTAAGCGACAAACATGATCAAGTTTTAAACTGATTTCCAACAAAGACCcccatttttctgttgtgtacaggaaatctgttcagatgacaGTTTTGTTTTCAAACCACCCCTCTTCCTCCGTTCTAAAAACAGCCTGTGATTTCATCGTCTGTGGTCTACTCACATAAAACATCCACAAGaagacgcacacgcacgcacacggcTTCTACTGGCTCACATTTGTAACCACATACTGTTCAGAAGACAATACATTTAGTTTGAATCTAGAAAAAGAATCTTTCACTGATCGCCGTTTACCTCTCTTTGCAGATTATCAGTAATAAGTGGAAGAGAGATTATCAGAAGAGGAGTGTTAGATCTTTCTTATAGACAATGTGAGTGAGGAACTTGAAGACTTAAGAATCAATGAAAGACTTTTGACATTCAGCCAGCATGAAGCCACTTCCACACACAACTAACTGTTACCTGTGCAAGTTGCGGAAGATCATTTAGGAAGGAGAGATGGACAGAGAAGAACAGATCAGAGGTGGTgattatttcacaaaaaaagaaaggcaaGACCTGTGACAAAAACGCTCGCACATGGTTTCACTTGGGATCGCCTTCCTTCGTTCTCTTTTTACACGTTAAATCATTTTCCATCCAGACAAACCATTATGATATTGCCttaaatgttaaaaagaaagagaaatcaACATAAACCCAGAGACATCCCTGTTGCCGTCATTGACACATGTCCTCCCGAGCACGCCATCCGCCCgtctgtcactgtctgtctgtgtctctacagGGCCAGCTTGCCAATGATGACTCCAATGACAAAGAAGAGCACGCAGAGCGCCAGGATGCGGGTGCTCAGGCCTTCGTCCCTCATGGCCGAGGTGGCCATggcggaggaggaagaagagtaaGGCGCGCCCATTGAGGTCACCTTTCTCTTCCGCAGCCCGTCGTCCTCCTGCGTTCAAAAGAGAGGAGTCAGAGATACAGTCAAAACAGCTCagcacacacttgtttgttgCAAGCATGTATTATACTGCTGCCTTTAGTGCTGTCAGAAATGTCCAATCACAAGCCGAGTACACACAGATCCTCAACATAAGTACAACACTACAGTGTTACAACAAATGTGTTGCCTAGGTGTGATGAGGAGACAAGCCTTGAGAGGAAAATGTAGATGAGCatactttttgttgttgcattttaggcctttatttgatagaacagcttagacatgaaagggaagagaggagtgtgggggaggggggatgacatgcagcaaagggctgcaggtcggaattgaacaTATCTTATTGTATTTgaacctgttttattttcatgaccgtttttaaattgtgctttaatgttttatgtaaagcactttgaattgccttgctGCTGagatgtgctatagaaatagaGTTGCGTTGCCCTacaacctccagcctgtcaAGTCTGTGACCAGGGCATAGTGAACACTGTTGTGCACTGTCtgcgtggagttttgaaaactgcaaCCACACTTGTGACAGCTTTActggcattgccgtgactcactttGGCTTGAATGCTGCAGAGGCAAcgtaacacacacacctctccccctcccacacacacacacacacacacaactgtgtcGTTAGCTGGCGGCTAACTGCTTGTACTGTGACAGCAGCCAACAAATAACActaagtacaaaaaaaaaaaaaaaccacaggcACCACATtcactctctctgtgtatgATAGATAAAGTGCTGGAGTAGAAAATACGAGGCAGCAAGAAAACGCAGACAGattgcctttttgtttttgcgCGTCTCACCCTgatctgtttgttttcttcccgTAGCCTCTGCACCTCCATCTGCAGCCGCTTGCACTCCTCCATGATCTTCTTCACCTCACCGTCATCCAGCGAGGCACTGGCTGACTTGGGCAGCGTGGAGAGCTCAGTCTTaacagaggaggcagaggaagacaCAGTTTTGTTGGTTTCACTCTCATGCtgtggagagagagtgagggtgggtggggtgggggggggggggggcaggaagGGGATGAAGACACATGCAGAGACGCAGTAGGGAGTGAAATGAAGgtacaaacaaataaatcatagatgaataaataaataaacatataatgGGTGATACAGTGATGTGTTGCTGATGGATAGGAAATTGAGAAAACTCTAAGGAAACATGCGATGTGATTGTTTCAAATCAGATTCTTCTAAAATGGCTATTATAAGTCTGTATTCATTTAAATCTGTGAAATAAGTTAGGCAACATgaaaaaatgtcacttttgtGGCTCTACACCTGACACTTAATGATTGAATGCCTACAATAGTTCAACAAATGCCCATTAACCAAAGAGTTAGACTTACAGTTTTGTCATTTTCTACAGGCATCTCAAATGCACATCTCAACTTTGAATCCATCAGCTCGTCAGGCTTTGCCTCCTTCCACTGTGGAACAAGAACAtcgagagggaaagagagacagacgggaAGAAAATAAGTGAAAGTTCATACAGGGACTCTTTAGCATCAGATCAGTTCTGTCTGTATCTTTTATGTAAATTATAAGTCATTACTTTACAGGCGATGCTctagtggtggcctaaaggttagagaagagagcttgtgaccgggaggtcgtcggttcaatcccAAAGTGAAagatgtcttccccccccccttattaccaccactgaggtgcccttgagcatgGCCCTTAACCCTTAACCtcgagctgctcagtggccagcagatcagaatgtggttgtactgggcagcttccaggtgtgaatgtggaactgtgtgaatgtgatcagggcgttgctgcaaaagagaggctgcctctcagtgaagCTTCCCTGAAtaataatttttaaaaaaattatctaGAAGAATTGCATTTTCAGAATTGTGTATTATAAATGATTCAGAAAAGTTTCTGCACAATGAGACAGACAGATTTAAACTGACATATTTAAGAGTTCAGCTTGAGCTAGTGATAGATGGAGATGCCTAAAGTGTGGTTTAACAAGAAAAACCAAGGGTCAACAGTCAAATAGTTGGAATTGGAAGGAATTCATAAATATACCAACAAGAATATAATCCAAAATCAAATCTTGCACTCTGGTACTCACAACTCCTTCCATGTCAGTCATGTCGTATGGAGCCAGCATGGACTGCACCATGAATTTGTGTTTACTCTTTTCATTGGGGTCGTAGTCAAACGGCTGTAGCATAACTGTGgaccaaaacaacaacagaatggAGGGAAAGATTAGGGAATTAGGAATTAGAGAAAGAGTGACTTTCTGTATTGACCCATAACAACGGTTACACAACAATCAAAAGAGGTCAGTCAGGTTTATGATTTAGGTTACACTATGACCTGCCTGGATGATCATTTACTTAGTCACTGAAGAGTACAATGATACAAGTAAAATGATTCCGTTCATAATTAATGTCAGAaattcagtttatttttgttcattCAAATAGCGATGTAACGGAGCAGGGAAGAATCACAACTCAAGTTACTGAAACTGTCTTGAGTTGTGAAGACTTCAACCAGAAATCACCTTGCACCCTCTGAGGGTGACTGCTTGgctatttggaaaaaaaaataatattacaatatccatCAGACACTATTTTAGGTTCAATACAAATACCAATTCTATATCATGATCTTCAATTGAACAACCCAAATATATTTCTCCAATTATTTGGAACACAAAAAGCATTGTGCAggtattttttttcatctttttgtgCAGATTGTAGTTACCCAGCACCTGCAAAAATGTTACAGATATGCCACCAGATGATTTCTTAACAATATTTCTAACCTCAAGAGCCAACTGCTGTATTAGTACAATGGCTGGTAGAACTGAGGGTAGAAGATGTATTTTGGTGCTGAAAGACAATACATGCTGACTGATAGCTAGATATAGCTTTAACATTGTCTTCTCATTGTGTTATAGCCTGCATTCAAGTAAAATTTTCtcaacttattttattgttactGCTGGGTGAAAAGATCAATAAATGCCTCTTTCTGCTGGGCCATTAAATCCACAAatgttataaaatgttttttccccctcagaTACCAAATACCTAGCCGTTGTTTAGACACATTGTCTGAAAGCAACTACAGATCATCACATTGTTAAGGCACTAAGTCAATAATACAGATTAATGGTATCAGTACCAACCAATTAATGGAATAAGATGTACTAAACCATTCTTCTAGGTTTGAACTTTGACTGGGCTTTTCACCAATGTTGCCAGAAGATGCAAAAATGTTCACGAACCAGAAACATTGACGGAGTTTCCAGCGTCAATAACGCCACTGTTTGGGCGCACACAGTATCTGCGAGGCGCGGTTGTCTTGACTTTGAAACACACATTTCTATCTGTGGGGTTGGTCAGCTTCAGAGTGGCAGTGACGACATCTGTAAACGGGCCTGAGGAGGACACAAGAAACAGTAAAGTGACTCaagcatgtatgcatgtgtaaatTTACACTTGTGTCTACTAGTTTAAGTGTTTGTTTGTCATTTGTGTGCATGGCTTAGTTTCCTGGTTAAGAATCAAAACTCAGTGGGCATGGGTATGATAAATGATAAGTTACATACACATATTGTCATTGTGTGTCTGCAAGGATGGATATACGAGTAGCGTTTGCGAGTTACTCCACGGtgcacattaaacattaaagcggTGGAAAGAGCAGCAAAGTGTACAAGCGCTTACTTTATTATTCATGCCCCGCCCTCAGCCAAAACCTGACACTGTAGAAAACTTACTACTATGTTTTCTTGTGTAGCATGTAGATCACCCTCACGGCATCCCCCATTAGACCATGTTTAATGGAATAATCAACCTCTTTTGAAAACTGAACCTTGGCTTTTGGCAATGTGTACTGGACATACAACCACACTGTGCTTTCTGCTCTAATCAGATCCACTGTGCATCAGTAACTGAGTGGGCGTATTCATCTTCTCCTGGGTTATCTTTGCACTCAAAGCTCTGCAATAATAAATCCGTGAACAACCAACTACTGACTGATCCCATCACCTTAGGCCATCACTTGACCCACTTCTACAGCAATATCACACCTAAAGGCAAGTATCTCAGAATGTAGCCATTATCTCTGACAAACCAGCTCAGGCTGTATTTTCACAATGTTTCTGCCTGGAAAGCTGGAAAGGAATTTAGGTTGCACAGTGAGAGTAAACGGGAAATCTCCCAATCACCGCTTGCTAGCTTATAATATTACGAAATAATCACGCTAATAAGGCTAAACAATGACATCCTGATCGTAGAAATTGCTAGAATAGTCACTTATTTGATGCCGGGTGTTCGCAACAAAATCAAGGGGATGTATGTATGTCAAGTATTGATCACATCACGGTGTTTCACATGCTGTCAGAGGATAAAAGACTATGCATTGGCAGCAAATTACTTAGAATGAGTTAGAGAAATGGGACGGCGGGCCTGCCCTGACGCTGCAATGAAAGCTAGCAGTTTGACATTCTAGCTAGGTTAGCTGAATGCTAGCTTGCTAGCATCGTCGCACACAGTGTCGTTTCACCTGTCATCGCCACTTCTGTCGTACACCCAATGtagactagctagctaacgttatatcCGTGTAATGTaataacagcaacaacacatacagacacattagCAAACGTTTACTGGTTAATGCAGGAGTCGATACAGTGCTTATCATTAACAGCTTTTTGGTTAGCTAACATTACCTAACCCACGGCCCTGCCCTCTGGTTCAGCTTTACCTCTGAATTTCAGTTCGTGTTGTGGCTCTAGCACCAGTACTTGTTCTGGTCTGGCCATGTCCCAGGGCTTCTTCCTGTCGTGACGACGAGGACAACTAAATTTTAACGCAGGTAGCCCGAGGAGGTGAAGCAGCTGGCTCCCGAAGAAACAACCTGGCCGTCCACGGTCTATCTacgggagaggaggaggaggatgatgattaCAAATGCACCACCACTCGAACTGACTGCCACCGACAGCTGCTGTAGGCTAACTTGCTAGTGCTAACTCTGCTAGCagcggagggagagagacagacgggaaggaaggaggaggacgACGACGACGTCACGCGAGGGGCGTGGCTCGTGCGAAATGTCACGGGGTTACTTGCTTGACCATTGCAAAAACAAACGTTCACACCTTAAAGACAACATTTACATTCATGAATATGAACGTCACAAAGAAAACCCAACGTGCACCAGTTTAAGGCGGATATAGGGCAGTGGTTTGAAACACTAATCAGAAAGACTATATGCACCAGGGGCGTAGCCTACATACATGTCATCCTCACTACActaccatttattcattttggctaacattttttattttgtttattcaaTCAACTGTTCAGTTAGGCTTATTGCAAAATTGCTAAACGCTGTTTCAAAGCCTTCTCCACTTGGCCAGGAATATATAGTTCCGTGGGAATGCTGAAgcctttatatattattttgttaACCTAAAAGTAAAGATTTAAACTCATTGAGTCTAGAATCAGTCtacaaaatgcatacatttttaattggaGTATCCAATATCCATagtatttttctgcattgagtacttttactgttgatact
This genomic interval from Sander vitreus isolate 19-12246 chromosome 7, sanVit1, whole genome shotgun sequence contains the following:
- the LOC144520696 gene encoding vesicle-associated membrane protein-associated protein B-like isoform X2, whose amino-acid sequence is MARPEQVLVLEPQHELKFRGPFTDVVTATLKLTNPTDRNVCFKVKTTAPRRYCVRPNSGVIDAGNSVNVSVMLQPFDYDPNEKSKHKFMVQSMLAPYDMTDMEGVWKEAKPDELMDSKLRCAFEMPVENDKTTELSTLPKSASASLDDGEVKKIMEECKRLQMEVQRLREENKQIREDDGLRKRKVTSMGAPYSSSSSAMATSAMRDEGLSTRILALCVLFFVIGVIIGKLAL
- the LOC144520696 gene encoding vesicle-associated membrane protein-associated protein B-like isoform X1 gives rise to the protein MARPEQVLVLEPQHELKFRGPFTDVVTATLKLTNPTDRNVCFKVKTTAPRRYCVRPNSGVIDAGNSVNVSVMLQPFDYDPNEKSKHKFMVQSMLAPYDMTDMEGVWKEAKPDELMDSKLRCAFEMPVENDKTHESETNKTVSSSASSVKTELSTLPKSASASLDDGEVKKIMEECKRLQMEVQRLREENKQIREDDGLRKRKVTSMGAPYSSSSSAMATSAMRDEGLSTRILALCVLFFVIGVIIGKLAL